The proteins below are encoded in one region of Micromonospora pisi:
- a CDS encoding ferritin-like fold-containing protein, giving the protein MSGSSETVPPVPAVPIPYPPSGSAAGLTVAPVADLLGLVAYGELAAFDRMAADARLAPDLRRRAMLSEMAALEMANYRRIADRLTELGVTPGDAMAPYAAALQGYHDSTEPRDWLEAVTKAYVGDAIADDFLREIAAALSEPDRRLVLEVLHDSRYDEFAGAEIRAAIAVDPKVANRLSMWARRLVGEGLSQAGRLAGERVGLTTLITARTGGDVGVPGLLRRLTAAHTARMAAVGLNN; this is encoded by the coding sequence GTGTCTGGCTCGTCGGAAACCGTGCCACCCGTCCCCGCCGTGCCGATCCCGTACCCGCCGTCCGGTTCGGCCGCCGGCCTGACCGTCGCGCCCGTGGCGGACCTGCTCGGACTGGTCGCGTACGGCGAACTGGCCGCCTTCGACCGGATGGCCGCCGACGCCCGGCTCGCCCCGGACCTGCGCCGCCGAGCGATGTTGAGCGAGATGGCGGCACTGGAGATGGCGAACTACCGCCGGATCGCCGACCGCCTCACCGAACTCGGTGTGACACCCGGCGACGCCATGGCCCCGTACGCCGCAGCGCTGCAGGGGTACCACGACTCGACCGAACCCAGGGACTGGCTGGAAGCGGTGACCAAGGCGTACGTCGGCGACGCGATCGCCGACGACTTCCTCCGCGAGATCGCGGCGGCGCTCAGCGAACCGGACCGGCGACTCGTGCTGGAGGTGCTGCACGACTCGCGGTACGACGAGTTCGCCGGTGCCGAGATCCGGGCCGCGATAGCCGTCGACCCGAAGGTCGCCAACCGGCTCTCCATGTGGGCCCGGCGGCTGGTGGGCGAGGGGCTGTCGCAGGCCGGGCGGTTGGCCGGCGAGCGGGTCGGACTGACCACACTGATCACCGCTCGAACCGGCGGTGACGTGGGCGTACCCGGGCTCCTGCGGCGGCTGACCGCCGCGCACACCGCGCGGATGGCGGCGGTCGGACTGAACAACTGA